The nucleotide sequence ATAATTCCTTAGGCATTACGACCTTTACCACAACAACATTGTccatagattaaattattttattgattggGTTTCACTTGACTGTTTACGGTTTCGTTGTGTGCGCTTGGTGTAGAAGAATTGTATAATGTATCGTCCTGCtattaagtatttttatttaagttCTTTTCTTTCTAAGAGGTGGAATAGAATAACTCGGTTGAAGCGTGATGATCATACGTTTGTAATGCATTAGATTTGGACCTTATCGGGAACGATTGCAGACTGGTGTTTTGTTATGTGATTCTGGAGCTAGATGGGGTTACGGTTCTTCTGACCATGTCTAATAAAGCTGTCCGATGTTTAATTAGTCCTTATGGCTTACGAGTTATATCTGACCTGTCCTATGTGCCATTTATCCCTTCCTAATTTACTCATATGTAGCTAGGTGGTTGACAATTCAGTGAAAACTAACTCTAAAATCTTTACCTTTAACTTACTGAATTTATTTTTAGAACAGAGTTGCCCCGACATGATGATTTACACAGATTTAATAAATGCAATGTATGTAATTATCTTGGAATAAACCTTTATTAATACTATATATCATTGTTAATATTTGACTCAATTAAATTGTTATAAATTAAACTTCGTATGTgaataagtatcttcttttaTAGTCTGTTGCATCCAAAGATCACATGGAAAGAGCTCAAGATTTTGATAGGGCCTTTAGCTTTGTCTGATAATTATTTGTCCAgataaaaatacaatactaaaACCTGTTCATACATCACAAACTAAATGAGATTTTAAAAGAAGCTTACTTTTCCTTCCCGTCAAACATGCACGGCCACACATTAGTCCTCAAGTTGCAATTTATCTAAACTTTCCTTATTAATCTGTTTCCAAATGAGTGATCATTTCCCTTCTTAGCAACTCTTTGAATTCAACGTTCCATGTGAcatgtttaaaatcataaattaaaggCATTTcgatacatttgacatatctttaatttaagaccacaacattaaaaaatattttttaaaaaattatttttatgtcaagtcaaaatatgtcAAACAAATTGCAAGTATTATGTATAATTTACATAAAAGAAAGATTATAAGTTAATAAAATTGATCTGCTGTGTTACATTGTGCGCTCTAGCGagacataaatatacattttctctCTTGCTGGACATTTGAAATTTCTTACGAAATTTTAGAAGCAAAGgttgagaaaaacaaaaacaaaattactTACAAAAAATTAGTAAGGAAGTGAAATAATTTAGTACTATTATGATAATGAATTCTTCTCATAGCGATTGAATTTTGTTTTGTAGTTTATTTGGCAAAAGACCCACTGCACCAACCATATTTAGTTCCATATTCTGATTCAATTCCAACAGCCAAAAAGGATCCTTTCCTCTCCATAGTCACTGCTGTcgaaatatatatacatatatatccttTTGAGAAATGGGAATTATGTATATAATCAGGcgcaaatcaattaaaaatcattacCTGCTAAATTGAAGGGAGAAAACACATAGAAACAAAACATGTAACTTTTATTCCACAACCATTTGAGAACTATTTATTGAACCCTAAAGACATAAAATAACCAAATGAGCTCAAACTACATATAGAGGTTATCATTTTTAACAATGCACTCAGCAACGATGGCTAAAGCAGACACGAAGTAATAACCAACCCCAAGAAGGAAAGAGGAACAAAACCAAATTAAAAGCTAACCCTAGTTAGATTTCCTATACAAATTTAAGATGACATGAGATGGTTAGTTAAACATCCCTGACATGGAAAACGTTAGGGTTTTTAACCACGATATCATACATGTGAATGGAGTTGAACTTGGCGAAATCCTTTGGAAGTGAAATCAAGTCGATGGAAGAATGCTTGTGGAATTGGAAAAGTTCAGTGTCACCTCCATAATACCTTTCCCATCCTAAACCATTGAGAATTCTTTCAAGAGAACAATAGGATGACACCACTTGCCCACTTGGTAAGTGTAACAATACCTTCCTTCTTCTTTGAGCTTGATCTCCTGATCCATTTTCTACCAAACGGAAAACCCCATTCTTAAATACCCAAACTCCAGACATTTCAACTTCActtgtatgtgtgtgtgtgttcctTTTCAAATATCAGCTAGAGCTAGCTAGGTTAGTGAAGCAGAGAGAAATGAGTTTGAGTTGGTGGAAAGGGGGAAAGATTTGGAGGGTATTTATACAAGTGAAGAGGTAGataaaacaactgaaaaatactcTTTGAAGTGGTTTGAAAAGATAGGTGATGATAGGTTTGTTTAGCTTTAGTGTAGAATCTAGATATTGTGGGCCTTCCTTTTGTTAAATTCGAAGACACGCATGGGGTGTTCTTTTTGAGCACACGTATGGTTCTGCTTGGGGACGGAAAATCAGGGCTTAAGaatagcatttttttttttttataatcatcgTGTCGGATTTAGGTTTTGTGCATCTCGACTAATTTTATAGGATATATGCCCCCTACTACGAATAACAGGCACTAGATAACTATATTAATCAAGGCTAGAATAAATGAGAACAAATCACCTAATATTTTTCTCTATTCAGAATTAAACTTGAGATCCTATGATACTCAATTCAACTTTATTGAACCAAGCCGCTAccttacatgttttttttttttttttggtctctAACTTTTTTCCATGGGATTTTAATGCACTCGTTCCCTAAACTTTTAGTCTGATTGGtatatttaaatattgaattatcTTTACTGAGATGACTTTATAGCATCACTAATAATTATCACTTGTTTTAGACTATCGAAATACATCATCGCTTAAATTGTGATAGAGTATATTTAAGTTTAACTATATACAATTATACAGTGATTACATAAACATAAATgtgctcttaattaattattggtATCTCAGAACAAATTCAGATCGATTTACTAGGTTAATTTATATCGATAATATAGTCATTATACTATCATCGCGTATAAGCTCTCTTTGGTCCTAAGTACTTGTCATTTTTTTTGTTTGCACGCTTCTTAAGATAAAACATTAACTAAAATTATTTATCATACATCTCTCCGTAatactttctttttttattagatTAATATCTCTCCATATTTATCACTaaagggtcgtttggtagagtgtattgaaatcttaatacatgcattagtttaatgtgtattagtagtaccttgtttgatatacctttttaccctatgtataactaatacaaacattagttatacactctattgtgtattgaggtgtgtattactattacctcaaaatctatgacattagtaatgcaatggatctaatgcatgcaataacatgcttaaagaccctattacccctcgAAAATTTTTTCGCATTttacaacatatatattgagggtattatgtaaaaaaaataaaaattttttttttttagaaattgtgattcatgtttttttttaaaatatcgaaccaaacactgcataagaaaaatacaagtataactaatgcaagcataactaatacaagcattactaatacaccatattttgcattattcttatacactctaccaaacgacccctaagagtaaagatgaaaaaatatacccgctctgtttaaaaaagaatgacctactttcctttttagtccgtttaaaaaagaatgacccctttccctttttggcaatactttaatttcaacttaccacatgacatgtttaggaccacaagattaaaggatattttggtacatttgacacaattttaatttaaggccgcaagattcaaaagtcttctttattcttttaaactttgtgccaagtcaaagtaggtcattcttttttaaacggagggagtactaagtatcgtgatttttttaaaatgacaagtataataaaatatttatgttttagttaGGATAAGAAATATTTAGGAATGGGGGagtttattttcaaatattaatgaGTTTTATCTACTTTATTCGCTTGGAGAAACGTTTTctttttattacaaaaaaaaaaaaaaagagcaggGGGAAGCTTCCTTAAGCTTTAAGATCACAAGATGGCGCATTATATATGGATTTAATTGTTAATCCTTATATATGTAAATTAAACATTTGAGAAGGTCAAATGAACAGTGCCACTTTATCACGTGTTGTACACGTAAAAATATTACTAGTACTAGTCAGGTAGAGATCTCAAGAAAAGCAAAGCTTTTGAGTTTATGACTACTCATAATTGAGAATTTCTTTTATTCAAttgtattttagtaaaataaaaaattctcaacAGAAAGAAGTACAAGCATAAAGAAAATAAGAGGTAGAGAGAACGACATATTCTATGAACATCAAATAGTTTTTGATACACTCTATGATGATATTACAAACGAGGACGGtcaaataatgcaaaaaataaaaacccaaacgaAAGTTGTTATCAACCTCAAATTTATTTGATACATGTAGGAATTAAATAGATAAATTGCCCCGTTTAAGGTAACTTGATGCATTTTCCTCTtgtcttcttcttcaattttgtCCAACTACACTTGATATTTCATCAATTCTTCTTGGATTTGTTAGATCTTGCTGAAGCTATTGATACTGTCGTATGATTCTGCTTTGCCAGACGCATCAATGGGTAGTTGCCTTGGAATAAACTGTAACAACCCTCGTTATGATTTTTAGCTCTTTTTTTAAATGTTTTGACCATTTCCCCATCTTTGTAGTTGTTTTTTATCATTTAAGAGTACTCGTAAGGATAGTCTGTCGGTCCCCAAATCCTTTGGAAATGATTTACGTGAGTTTGAGGTTTTGAGTAGCCTTTAAAGTATTGTatttgactttgatcaacattctGTGATTTGACCATCAGATGGAGACTTTATCGATTTTATTAGATTCGAAATATTGTTTTTGAGTTAGTGGCATGGTTGGTTTGACTTTGGagtctttattttgaattttaagtaTTTAGACGAGAAACTAGTTATTTTAGCCTAAAGGGGTTCCCGGAGTAACTTATTTAAAAAAGCTTCTTTTGGTAATCTGATGATTTCATTGAGTCTAGAGTATTGATATAATTAGCCAAgtagtataattaatttatttctataCTTTTCCGAACAAACCTCGCGGGTTTGTTCaaagaatttttaattattttccttagCTGGATTATTGTCTTCTGGTGCAGACATATTCCTTCTTCACATTTGCGGGACCCCTTTTGAGTTTGTAGAGAAGGATTCTCTTGGGAATCACAAATGTAAGGCGGTGGCCGCATTCACAAAGAGTAATCAGGGTCGGGTCTGGTTTCTTTGATCCTCATATTCGTGATCGGAAAATTGCAATCGCGGTGGGTCTGGATCTGTAACCTTCGTGAATGTGAGGGATTGACCGCATCCGTGAGTCACTATTCACAGAAGAATATAAAAAACCCATTTTCGTGAATCCAACtccattttcactatttttggaaTTTGAGACTTGAGAAAATGCAATTTTTCATCAAACTTATTTGTGTGAACTATTTAACCTAATTTCTTTGATTACTTACTAACttatatcaaaatcaactctaaaacttggattttaaacttaatttttggattttaCATGATAAATTTTTGGATTTTACACGATCCCTGACATGAAAAACGTTAGGGTTCTTAACCATGATATCATACAGGTGAATGGAGTTGAACTTGGTGAAATCCTTGGGAAGTGAAATCAAGTcgatgggtccagtgtaaccccctgaacgagccccgatgcgtgtagccacactAACTGGAGTTACTATAAAAGTAGGGAATTCCTAAGTACCCTtaccctccatgatatatatgtgcAATATACTTAGAGCATTctcgtgtacctcatagtatcatatatggtcccTATAACCAACcactcatgtcagcaaacatgagtttccagtgttcgttcattgaactcccaccttcacggttaactatcacaccccgccgttattgtccaattaaaaccatttccaaccaactaatctattatttcatttattattaaccaaggctattaatagtggtattgtcataccgactataacttgcaagtattatccttagccaaaccttaagaGGTTAAGGGATTCCTGTGTATCTATttaccaaaacccccaatatttatttgaaaactcaaaaccatataacaattatgccatgaaaacaatttacaaaatttacctttagttggaactaacaatgagagaagaagTAAATGCCTTAAATTGAGTAGATGATGGAgtgaaatcaccaacacaagccctaaattaatccttatgatgaaaccctagcttcctttgcccaagaactttagagaggattagagagtgttttctaagtgttaatgaatagaataataagacaAATAATCTTCCAAGAAtgttaaaagtcatggggccttattaggttaagtgaaaaaatatccagattgccctcacttaaactgtgTAAAATTCTCGTTAGGGGTACAACTAaccataccaatcgtaccctcTAATATAAGTAGTACCCACCATATGTATCCTAGGCCTTCCCcttagacccaacactgtccaacatatgaaaCACCAACCATGTCATACCTAAGTATACAACTAGTACACGTGACCTGtacccctagcagaatagaatcacatgaggtttgaacactgtccaccatacgagtccatggtgtgactcgtaccctagcttatagCTCTGGGTAagtcactcgtactcagatccatgTTAGgataccaagtctaagattaagtgaaggaaaatccaaaacaaaatgaCCCGTATTCATCCATATGACTCGGAccaacccaagtcgtacccattttaGAAACCAATCCAATCCTCACCAAAtgacactggtcagcatacgaccaaggcataccactcataccccagtaCACGAATGGTACCCATCATTCGTATGTTGTCCAAAACccagaaatctaaaaaattttgaagggccccaaacccagggtgttttatgaaagtttctttagtagtggatattataatgacccttcaggtcattttccatatttctaaatattttttcccatatagATTTTCTATTGTTTGACCAAGTTATTTATCACTTTCTGGGACTGACAGTTCAGTCACCGGGcaattcgtttggtttttagagctaattccctattttaaagtcttcactGGTTCTAAATGTCCATCgagaaaaaaatttagtaaaaagaTCTCATATATAAGTTTTGAATGTACCACcagctccaaaatatcgatttGAGGCTAGGTAAATATTTTGTTTAAGTCTCGAGGCGccagagctcatttcaacctattggttagaaaattaagaaaataaaaaatagttgtggCACTCACATTTAatcgaaatgaccttggatggaaaatatgattatgccattgagtccaaaacatcaaatttggtatggttacataggtTGTTTGTGTATACGAGATTCTAAATAAATATCGAGCACCTGGTCGAGCCTTTTTTTGAACTCaaaatctggtgcaacaggttccCGGTGCACCGTGATAACAAATCTTTTGACTGCGATCGTAACTCACTATGTAGAGGAGAATATGTGATCACAAAGTGGTGTCGCAACCACGACTTGTATGGCAGATAGAAGATGGTTAGATCTCGAGGCCTCAGGTTACGATAGCGATTAGCAAGGATCTGGACTGGGCATAAAAGAACCCTCTTTTCCATGATTTTGGCCATTCTTCATCACTTACTTGAGAGGTAAGAGCTCTAAATAGTGTATAATTTAAAGCTAAAGCTTNNNNNNNNNNNNNNNNNNNNNNNNNNNNNNNNNNNNNNNNNNNNNNNNNNNNNNNNNNNNNNNNNNNNNNNNNNNNNNNNNNNNNNNNNNNNNNNNNNNNNNNNNNNNNNNNNNNNNNNNNNNNNNNNNNNNNNNNNNNNNNNNNNNNNNNNNNNNNNNNNNNNNNNNNNNNNNNNNNNNNNNNNNNNNNNNNNNNNNNNNNNNNNNNNNNNN is from Capsicum annuum cultivar UCD-10X-F1 chromosome 5, UCD10Xv1.1, whole genome shotgun sequence and encodes:
- the LOC107845055 gene encoding flowering-promoting factor 1-like, whose amino-acid sequence is MSGVWVFKNGVFRLVENGSGDQAQRRRKVLLHLPSGQVVSSYCSLERILNGLGWERYYGGDTELFQFHKHSSIDLISLPKDFAKFNSIHMYDIVVKNPNVFHVRDV